ACGAGATCATGTTTTTCTTCGTTGGATCTATGAAGATGAAATGGGAACTGGAGACTGGACGGAGGCAGCTCGGCTCCATGCTGTGATCTTGTCTGCTGTGCTGCTCCGCTTTCCCCGCATCTTGGCTTTTAAGCTGGTGGTTGGGCTGATCTGATGCTTGATTCTGTGGGAGCGCGCCATTCTAGAATGAGGTGAGGACGGAATGAGCAGTTGATGCAAATGGATCTAGATAGTGGTGCGTAGTGAAGACTTGTGCATATTGCATACAGATGGCTTATGTATGAGAAGACGGTGTTTATGAGCACTGCGGAGGAGaatttccatctcctctAGGGTAAGTAGGCCGAGGTGCAAGTTCGCTCATGGTATGACGTAGCGATAGACTGTTGATCTTGTTTCAAAGCCATACGGTCCATCGGCAACAAATTCCTGTTAATGGTTGTAGCCTCAGTAACGGCAATAACGGTCCATTACTCTCGGTTAATAACAATGGCCGGCTGTTTCGGATAACGGCACCTATTCCAATGTCTCGATGTTTTTAATTCTGCCTATTGCTCTGAAGACAAATTGCACGTCTATTATAGCAGGTCTATTACAGCAGCTGGATGGCACTTGTGGAATGGAAATGCTACCATTCGCTGTCAGCTGCCTGTCCCAGacaaccagcagcagcctcgtgTGATACTCATGGCACGAGCACCACGTTGTCTTCATTCAGCCATGTGATGAAGCCGTCATGTCCGCAGATGCAGATCATCGCGCACAAGCAAATCACCAACCATTTGATCTCTACAACGTAACTAAACTGGCGCCTGCTAAGAGCATCCCGCACGCTATTGGGTCCCAGCGCCCAGCCCCCCCTGCTTTAAGGCGTATCGGCCCCAGAAACCCCGCTGGAGAGTCGTACCGGAGCCGCGATGTGACCTCTGCCCTCTACATCTCGACACTCAGTTGCCAGTCACAGCAGCCTCCATCCGCGACTTGGCCAGAAGAACGGAAAGTCACGCGGCCGCCGCCTGGTGACGAGAGAGGACAACGGAAGTCATTCTATCCCTTGGATTGCTGTCTCAAAGGCGCGTGCCAAAGGAGGGGAAAAAGGACTGAGCCAGAGACACAAAGAGAGAGTGAAATACCTAGacaagacgagagagagagagagagctaGAAAGAAGAGGTGCGGTGCAAAGAacgagaaaagagacaagggATCCGATCCAACAGAGAACTCGGTTACCGTCAAAGTGGAGGTTTTTTGCAAATTAAATTGCCTAGATTCCAGACGGCAGATGTCTGTAGAACGTGAGGGAGAGCGGGCATAGGACAAGAAAGGATAAAGCCAACTACAGAGACGATGGAGATACGCCTCGGCTCTGCATGGGACTGTAAGAAAAAGAACCCGatccctttcctcttctcccccttCTTTCAGCCTGTTGTATTCCTTTTGGACAGCTTTGGGACAAAGGGAACAAGGGCGTATTCAAGATGATATCAGACATCAAGTTGACTCTTGCTTTAGCTGTAGCACAGATACCGCTTAGCGGTGCTGCCACCGCAACTCGTGAGTGAGCCTTTCCATCAGCATTGCCTCGCATTGTCGCAGCCTTGCCTGCTGGGATTTCGCAGTGGCGATTCACTCCTGTATGGAACCCATGCTTATTCTGACCACACAGTCCGGCCATGGAAGTTCTCCCCGCTGCCCCTCGGCTCGGTCAAGCCCGGGGGATGGATGCTCGGTGAGATGACGGCCATGGCGAATGGGCTCGCGGGCCACGAGCACGACTTTTACGTCTACGTCAGCGAGTCCAGCTGGCTGAACACGCCTGGCAGCGGCGGGACCGAGTACAGCTCTCTCAACGAGGGCCTGCCGTACTGGTTCAACGGCCTCGTGCCGCTGGCGTATCAGCTCGACGACGAGAGGCTCAAGGCGCAGGTCCAGGACGTTGCCAACACCGTGCTGGGATTCCAGGCCACCGACGGCTGGATCGGGCCAGAGGTTGGCGGTGCGAGAAACTTTTGGGCGCGGACGCCCTTCTTTCTCGGGCTGACGCAGCTCGTGGAGGCGGACAGCTCGTGGGAAGAGCAGGTTGTCACGGCGCTTCGCCGCTTCATGACGCTGGCGAACAAGATGCTGCACAACAACAGCCAGGGCTTCGTCAACTGCGCCAGCAACGTGGACTGCACGTGGGGACAGGCGCGCGTGCATGATCTGATCATCACCATCCagtggctgctggagaagtaTCCCTCCGACCAGGACTCCCTGCTGTGGGACAACATGAATCTGTTTTACTCGCAGACCAACTACAAGTGGGCGGATTGGTACACCGAGGGCGTGTTTGAGGAGGAAGTGGACCCTACGAATTCCTCCAACTTTGTTTGGATTCACGGCGTCAATGTTGGCCAAGGTATGTTTCCGTCTCTTGTGTCAGGGTGAAGATGACTTACTCATGGCGGTATAATAGGCCTCAAGGCGTCCTCTGTCATCTACAGAATGACTGGAGACGACGAGATGGTCGCCAAGAGCCAGAACGCCGTGGACTGGAGCTTCCAGTACCACGGCTCGGCCTCTGGGTCCATCCTCgcagacgagagagagcgtGACCTGTCGTCTTACATGGGCAGCGAGCTCTGCACGGCCGTAGAGACGGCCTACTCGCTGGCCTACATGTACCAGGTTCTCGGTGACAACGGCTACGCTGATCGTGCCGAGAGAACCATCTTCAACGCTCTCCCCGTCATGCTGACCGGCGACAAATGGGCTCACCAGTACATGGACAGCCCGAACCAGCCGTTTGCCCTCAGCACCATCCAGCCCGACGGCAGCGTGCCGCAGGTGTTTACGACGGCAAACAGCGGCGTGGCCACGACATTCGGCATGGAGCCGCTGTATCCGTGCTGCACCGTGAACCATCCCCAGGGCTATCCCAAGTTTGTGGCCAACAGCTGGGTGCTGCACAACGGCGGCTTGGCACACGCTTTGCTGAGTCCATCTACTGTGACGACGATTGTCAACGGAGGCTCGGTAACGGTCGAGTGTGACACCAACTATCCCTTTAGCAACGTCCTCACGTACTCTGTTGATGCCGACAAGCCCTTCACTCTGTACCTGCGCATGCCAGAGTGGGCGGACGGCCAAATGTCCACCCTGACCCAGTCCGGCGCGTCTTCGTCTCGCCTGACTGTCGACGCCGACGAGGCCACCGGCATGACCAGGATCAACCTGAACGCCGGCAAGACCACAATCACCTACGTCATCATCGCGGGCGTCAGGACCGAGGAGCGGCCCAACAACAGCGtggccgtcttcttcggcaaCCTGCTCTACGCGCTGGACGTTGGCTACGCCGAGAACTCGACGCTGCCGCACGCCTACTACGACCCCAACGGCCCCGGCATCTCGGGCCTGCCCTTTTCGCAGCTACGCGACTGGTACATTGAGAGCACCAAGCCGTGGAACGTGGCCATTGATCCCTCGACGATTAAGTATCACGGCGTCAGCAGCAGTGCGACCCTGCCGGATCCGATCTTCGAGATGGGCGCGCCGCCAAACTACATGACGGTCTCTGGCTGCCAGATCAACTGGCCGCTGTATCTCGGCGTCACGCCGGATgtgccgccgctgcagagGACGTGCGTGGggccgaagaagacgttTAGGCTGGTGCCGTATGGAGGCGCAAAGGTGCACATGGCGGATTTGCCGACGGTGGAGTTTTGAGGCTTTTGAGCGGGATGCCGTGAGGCTCGACGTTTGGTCTTGTTTAGTTATTGCTTTGTACATATGGGATGCAGGAATGATGCacagatacatgtatatatacgTATGTATACAAAGCGTTCTtcagaaagagagagggagagtaCGCGATTTGTTTTTATGAGTTGTTTGAATTCCGCTCAGCCTTTCTCTAAATAGTTGAGCATAACCCCATCTCGCTGTACTCATTCAAGGCGCGTAACGGATTGTGGCTTGAAATTAGCCAATGCCTTGCATATCTTCTATCTGGATTTTTTCCGTACAAAATGTTTTCATTCGTCTTTATGGATCATGATTCCTCGGAACTCATCTTTCGGAAGAGAAAGAGCCCATGTTAGGGGTTCCGAGCTATGTCTGCGATACGTACGGAGAGCAGTTCAGTCCGAATTAGTACTACATGTTGTTGCTTTCTCTCGGCTAAAAGGGAATAATACACGTATCCGGATCTGGCCTGCGTTACCATAGAACTGGTGCACTGCTACCCCTTCCTATGCTGTCCACAGCTTTGAGCTCCGGTTGCTGGCATGCTCGGATGAGGCGGCCACGCACTGGGCTCAAAAGGGGGATTTTACACGATTCCGTGCCTCGGTGCAAGTAAACAAGTTCAAATGTGGATTATACTCCAAAGTATAGGCAAAACTCGGCAGTAAATGGATTTATGCTGCAGCGGTCTTTATCGGAAGATGACGCAAAACTTGTTATACCCACCACCCGAAGCCGTAGTGAATCCACCAAGATCAAACAAACCACATATAGTCTAGCGATCTATTTAAAATAGGAGAATTTAAGCTGAGCCGCTATAATGCTTAAAGGAGAATTGAGAGCCATGCGGATAGCTTTATCCGGAATCTCAGCGTTTGAGGTAGATATAGATGGAACTGTGTATCAAACGCACCCAAGATCACCATTGTGCAAAGACAAAATAGTTCTTACGTCAATCTCCACACAGATGTGATAGCATGTGAAATGGCGTAACGTCAGCTGAGCGTTATATGCTAAGATATTATTGTTGAAATCTTGAGTTCAATTCTTCATATTGCACATGTATTCCTATTTCTTGTCTTAGTGAGTCGGGTCAGAGACGTTGCGTAGTCTCATGTAAGATGAAGTATGCCCGCTCGACCAACTTCTCTCCACTTCGGATCGTCCGGCTCACACAAGGTCTGTTCCGAGGACTATATCAAAGAAATGAACTCTTGCAAAACAACTCAACGCTTCCTACATCATCAACTTGCCGAATATTCTGCATCTCATTTACATGATAGCCGGAGAGCAAAGTGGCTCATGCCAATGCCGGGACGCTAATCCAAACCTCGGCAGCAGCTTATAAGCCAATCAAAGCCCAGTATTCGCACAGCTACGTCAATCGAAGCCGCCATAGAAGCTTCCGCAGAGATCCACATAGCGAGGCTCGGAAACGGATTCCCCGTAGTGAATTTCCTAATTGGTACGAGATACGTATTCTGAGAGCCTCGAGCACTCCCAATTCGTCTGCGAGCATGACGTTGTAATCGCCAATCAGCATGTTTTCCGACTAATAACAGTAGCCTTACTGATGTTGCATTCAGTTTGTATGATAAGGATCTGTAGAGAGGGATTAAAGCGAAATAGGCCTCAGCAGCTTCCTTATAAGCCCGAGCATCTCCTTGTTATTCTCCAAATTCACCACGCTGCTCTATACATCAACTGCAATACTTGCATCACATCATCAATACAAATCATTACACAGCAATAAAAACAATGGCCATCACGTGGCAACCTCCTTTGAATTACAGGAACAGACCTGTTGCAGTCTTGGGTGCGGGCGTTCTGGGCCGTAGAATAGGTATGCGAGATTCGTCCATCTTGAAGGCAAACGCTAATACTTCTCGTAGCTTGCATCTGGGCATCGGCAGGATACGACGTGCGGATACGAGACCCGAGTGCACAGCAGCGAAGCGACGGCATTGCCTATGTCGAGGTAAATGTAGCCTCATACTCTCAGAAGACCGGAATGACGCCAGGCAAGGCACAGGCCTTCGATAATATTCAAGAAGCTGTTGAAAATGCTTGGCTTGTTATAGAAGCTGTTCCGGAAAAGATTCAGCTCAAGATTGATACCTTTGCCGAGCTGGATGCGCTTACACCCGCCGACTGCATCCTGGCCTCGAATTCATCCTCATACAAGTCTTCCGAAATGATTGAGAAAGTGTCCGCTGCTAGAAAGACCCAGATCTTGAACATGCATTACTATATGCCTCCGGCGTGCATGATCGTGGAACTCATGACGGACGGTTTCACGACGGAAGATATTTTCCCATTCATGGTTGAGCGATCAAAGGAAGCTGCCACATTGCCATATGTCGCGAGAAAGCAATCAACAGGCTTCATCTTTAACCGCCTTTGGGCCGCTATCAAGCGCGAGTCTTTGACGATTCTGGCTGAGGGAGTTTCCGTTCCAGAGGAAATCGACTCCCTGTGGACAGAAATGTTTATAAATGGCGGCGCAACACCTTGCAAGATGATGGACAGTAAGTAATGCATTACGCAACTGGATCCTGAATCCCAGCTAACGCAGATATTAGACGTCGGACTTGATACAGTGGCTTTTATCGAAAGCCATTACATCGCAGAGCGTGGACTCTCTTCTGAGAAGACTGTTGACTTCTTGAAAGCACAGTACCTGGACCAGGGCAAACTGGGAACTAAATCCGAGAAAGGCGGCTTCTACCCGTCCTCAGAGGTCAAGTCTGCCACGACCAACGGCCATTCGAATGAGCCCAAAATTATTGTCTTGGATATTGGTCTGGCTGCCGATGCGCCAAACCTACGCTCAGGAGGCCAAATTCTCCAACTAGGCCTGAACGGAAAGATTGAAAAAGTTCTGGTCAGTGGCACGTCAATgcctgatggccttgatatAGATCATGAAAGCGGCCGCATGTTCTGGACCTGTATGGGTGTTCCGGGAAACACTGATGATGGCGCCATCTACTCCGCCAACGTTGATGGCACCGATGTCCGCACCGTTCTTGCTCCTGGTTCTGTCAACACTCCCAAGCAGCTGGCCCTTGACCGcgaggcaaagaagatttACGTCTCTGATCGTGAGGGCCTCTCTGTTTACCGATGCAATTTCGACGGCTCCGATCTGGAACTACTGATCAAGACTGGGGACGCTGAGAATccagaggagaaggaagataACACCAAGTGGTGCGTTGGTATCGCTGTGGTCCCCAAACTGGGCAAATTCTACTGGACCCAAAAGGGCCCCTCCAAGGGCAACAAAGGCCGCATCTTCTCCGCCAACATAGCAACTCCCGCAGGCCAATCTGCCCAATCAAGAGACGACATTGTGTGCCTCTTGGGTGGTCTTCCTGAGCCAATTGACCTGGAGGTGGACGAAGAGACGAATACCCTCTATTGGACTGATCGTGGCGAATTGCCTTTCGGAAACACGTTGAACAAGGCTCAGTTGGACGGCGCTGGACTTTTGGAGAAATCTGCTTCTCCCAGGGGATATGAGATTCTTACAAAACATCTCAAGGAAGCGATTGGCCTCAAGCTGGACACTAAGAATGGTCACATTTATGTGTCTGATCTGGGCGGCTTCATTTACCAGTGCGATCTCGATGGTAAGAATAAGAAGGTTATTCATTCAGACGACTACCGGGCCTTTACAGGCATTAACCTCTTATAAGTGGTGGATGGGAGTTTCTGTTGTGTATAGGcatagaagaaaagatttcGTACTTTTAGACTCGTATAGATTTCATTATTGATACATCAcactgctgctattgaagCGATGAtccgtttttttctctctccatgTTCTCTTGTCGTTTTGCTTTGCTGGTTAGAAAGTCTGAGTAATACGTTTCAAGGGAGGGACATTATTACAGCGATATTACTGCTAAGCTGCATGCGTAGAGCTGAGACATGCAGCCAAAAGCAATTTACTGTGCTATATATTACGGACGCTGCAAGGGTGCTTACTGATAGCACTGCTCAGCTGGCCCGTTACCAGCCCCCATTTCTCCGACGCGTTATCTATGCATATATGTGCCGTTTATCCCTTCAATGTAGACCTGAAACCCTTCACCGCCATCTGCTACCATCTGTGATATCATGGAGGCAAACTCGCTGAATCGAAGCGTCGGAGCTGGTGTAAGTGGCTCACAGAGTGTATCCGTCGAGATGGATGAACTACTCTCGGCGGGATCCCACGTCAGCACGCCCTCTCCGCAGCGCAAACTCGCGCCATGTTACTCTAATCCGCCTTCTCCACAGCTGACGGAGCTCCCTATCGAGCTTCTAGCAGACATCGCGAATCGGCTTGAGAACAGCGACATCAAGAACCTTCGTCTGGCGTGCAAGCTTCTCGCCAGAACATCAGCGCTGCGCATCAGCCGCGTCTTCCTGTCTGCGAATCCCCTCAACGTCAGAGTCTTCTGCGCCATCGCCGACCACGAGGTGTTTCGCCATGGCGTCATCCAAGTCATCTACGACGATGCTCGGCTTCCACGGTCTGCGTACGAGGAGGCATCGGCTCGAAGGCCCGACTTGCTGCGTTGTAGCGAGTCTCGGCAGATAGGCGTGCAGACTGATGAAAACTGGTTTAATAACGAGCGACAGCAGAACATGAGAGAGATTGACCGTCACGAGTTCCACACTGCAGGCCAGTGGGATAGTCCTGCTAGGATgcagcaagcagctgctgagATGCCAATGCAGGCGTCGTGGGCATATTATCAGGATCTCGTCCGTCAGCAGGATGAAGTGATTGCAGACAACTCTGATTTAGAGGCCTTACGATATGGGCTGCGGCGGTTCTCATCGTTACAAACCGTTATTGTTACGCCAGCTGCTCACGGCCTACTGTTCAGTCCGCTATACAAGACGCCAATGATTCGAGCGTTTCCCCTCGGCTTCAATTATCCTATCCCACGGGGCTGGCCTGCACGCCACGAGggacaatcttcttttgcagctgctgcgtgggttaatgaagaagatgccgtcTGGGCAGAAAAGGCTAGAGCTCAATGGCGAGGCTGCCAGATTGTCACCCGTGCTCTCGCAGAAGAGCGGCGACACCACCACGTGTCTGAGTTTCTCATTGACTCCAGGCAACTTCTGACTGGGCTCAACTGCCGCCTCTTTGAACAGCAATGCAAGGCGTACGATGATATAGTCTCGATACTTGAGCATCCTGGCCTTCGGCGCTTTGAGCTTTCACTTCACATTGACGGACAGCAGCGACTGGGCTGGCCAGCTTTTCGCAGCGGTCTTTTGCGCCATGCCCTAGCCAAGGCTGAGGATTTGGAGCATTTCTCCTTGGCCGCTGACACAGACCCGGATATTGTCGATGGAGAGTCGCCTCCGTCGCTGGAGACGTATCTTCCCCTTAATCGCTGGCCTCGGCTTCAGCATCTGAGGCTGTGGAATCTGTCTGTCAAAAAAGCCGAAGTCATCTCAATATTAACTAGAATTCCTCCAACGCTATCCACACTTGAACTCGGCCTTTTGATATTTTCAGATAACGGAGATTATCGCAGCCTGCTTTATGATATGCGCCTCATTCTCCGCTGGCATGAGCGGGGGATCCGACCCAGAGTCAAGATTGCCTTGCCTCGCAAACCATATTATAGAGATGGGCAGTCTGTCTGGATCGAGGAGGAGGTTGACGAATTTTTATACGAAAATGGTGCTAATCCGTTTGATGCGAGATTGGGCTTGAATCGGGTACAACAAGGCGTGGGTGTCCTTCGCGATGTGTTTATCGCAGATTATGAGAAGCCTTGGTGAATGAACTTGggatgtctttttttttttttaataattgCATTATATAGCATGCATGAATTCTTTTCTTGGGTATTAGTTAGTTTTGGTTGGGAAAGTGAAGCTTTCTAAAAGTTGGAGACCAAGTGAACACGCAGTATTATGAGAAAACGAATTTTCGGTGCTTCCGCAAAGAAATgtctataaatatatatctacCTATATATGTGCCGAAGGAAATAAAGTCTATAGTATCAATAGCATAAACATGCGTTCACATATACTTTTAGAAGAGGAATATCTGATCTGTAATCTTTGCAACAGCGCCTGGCGCTTCAAAGCCCATCGCCACCAACGCTTTCTGAGAAGCATTCACCATTCCAGGCGGCCCGCACAGCATGACCTTGGTGTCAGGAGACGCTTTAGGTAGCTTAGAGGCCATGACAGTTTGTGTGACGAAACCTTTGCCGTAGGGCCACTTCTGTGGAGGCTGGTCTAGCATGTACCAGATCTTGAGGTTTTTTGGGTAGTTCTTggcaaaggcatcaagctcTTTTCGAAGAAGAATGTCGTCTTCAGTGCGGTTGGCGTAGACCAAGCTGATCTCGGTTGTATCGGTATCGTCTTCGCAGATTGCGCGAATGAGCTGATACATGGGCGTGATTCCAGTCCCTCCCGCAATCATTCCTATCTTCTTGCAGAGGCCCTTTCGATATCTCATTGGGCCCTTTGGGCCGCGGAAGAGGACTTTGTCGCCAACTTTGAGATTTGCAAGGTATTTTCCGGTAAGCTGGCCGTCTGGGTAGCACTTGATGACCAACTCCAGTTTTCCTAGGTCGGTGTTATTTGAAACTGGGGTGTATGACCTCGAGACATCTGTTCCATCAATAGCCGCTTTAATAGCGACGTGCTGGCCGATGGGAATGCCAATAACATCGCTTGGTTTGGGCAGTtggaagacaaagagaaagacgtTTGGCGATAACACGTCCTTTCTAATAAGAGGGAGGTCTTTGTATGACTTGGGCTCCAACCAGCCTCTGGCAAGGTTTGGGTTGGGCTTTATCCTGTTCTTGCTCTTGATGTGCGGGGGATACTTGGTGAAGCCTGACTCAATCTCGGTAAACTTGGACAATTGAGATCCAATAACACCCCCAACGGTGGCGCAAAAGAGGGAAGCAGCAATGAAGCCGTTTGCAAATCCTCCTTGTGGCAGATGAACGGCCTGCAGCCAGTGTGATGATAGCTTAGGGAGATGAGAAAAGTTGGTCAAGGCAACAGGAAGATTGAGGCGCCTTTCTGAAGCAAGCAGAGAAAGCCCAAGACCGCCTGCTAGCGGAATAGCCGCCATGGTAAGTATGCCAATGGCGGAGGATGAGCTTTTGGTGGATTTTGTTTCCTCAACAGGCTTCTGGACCAGCCGAACAGTTTTGGTGGGCTTGCTGTTTTGGACATAACCCTGAACAGTGCCAACCAACAAGGTGCTCAAGACCTCGTCTGCATCTTCTGAATGTCCGGCCTCATTATATGCAGCAGTTGCATCTGTGCCGGCAACTTCAACAAGGACTTCAACTCCACCAGGATGATCCCGCACATATTTGGAGACATCGTAGACTAATAGTGCCTTGTTAGAGAAATGCAAAGAACGAACGGCAAAATCTTCATTCTGGGATTCAGTACCTTTTCCGTGGATTACAATCCACAAGTCTTCTCTTTTATTATGCGCAGCAACATCTGCTAATGTGTACTCTGGCATGGTCATGAAGCGGGATGGGTATGATCTTATTATGTAGAAAGGCGGGCAGGACTCCAGTTGGTCTTACTCCAGGAAATGACCAAGGCAATTGATGAGCCAAAGTTGGAGAATGGAAAAACCAAAGGATAATTATTGAGTTATTATatcaaaaaagagagactgtCTCTTATGGATGGATCTTACGGAAACCCCTTTACTCACAAATTTCTTGTTCCATATATATGCGAAAACGCCCGAGTACTGGCTGCATCAAGCATCATCATGCAGGATTGTCCAGATACCGGAAATGGGAAGCTGTCCGAAAATGGCTAGTTTCCGCGGCAACTTTAGTCAGGGGTCTCTTGCCGAAGCTGATAGCTCTGATTTGGGCTTACCGAACCAATGAAATGGCTTCGGAGAAACCGATTCCTCGGAAAGCTGTATGATGGCAATGCCGAGAGTGGGATGCGACTCTGAGCTGCGGGTATATCGTCATTTACAGATACGAAAATATCGCGACGGGGCATGTAGAGATGATACCTGAACTGTATAGCAGTTCTGTGGAGACTTTTAGTTATAAGGATGAGAGTTCGCACAAATTGAAGCAATAGAAACGGACACACACCAAAAGTGAACTGCACATTCGAACATCATGGCGATACAACAGTTTTATCTCCTCGGAGAGTCAGAAACAGCTACCACAGCTATTGACATCGATTCAAATTTGGACTTTGATGGACTTAGACACTTGGTTGCATCCTATTTTGCTATTGTTGAGCCCAATGGTAAGTGCAACTTGGAGACATTTCTTTTCATACTTTACCATGTAGCCAGCGGCTAATAATTGAACAGGAGTTGGATTTCAGTTTCAAGAAAATGCTCTTCAAGAAGTCTCAGacgcctcttctgctgcggGCCCGGTAGCTATCTCTATCGATGGGCATGCTGTCCGTGAGGTGCCTGGCCCCAAGGGCTTGCCTTATCTCGGAAACTTCCTTGAGATATATCCTGATCACCTTGGCAACCACCAACGATTATTTGAACATTATGGTCCCATCATCAAGACGGTCAACATGGGCCGAGCCGTTTACCAGACAAACGACCCAGAAATTGCTACCATTGCTTTTGCTGAGTCTGACTTCTTCACGAAGAAGATTAACGAAGATCATCCTCTTTACGCATTGAAGACCCCGGCTGCTGGTGTCTTTCTGGGTGACACCGAAACAGAGGAATGGAAGATTGCTCATAAATTCCTTCCTCCTGCCCTTGGCCCCAAAGCGGTCCGCCACTATGCACCTACAATGCAGAAAACAGTCGAAGACGCTACCAAAGTGTTTGACGAGCTCGATAAGCAGGGTGAAGCTTGGAATGTCTACCAATACATGATCAAGCTTGGTTCGCAAGCTGTTGGAAAGCTCACTTTGGGCATTGACTTTAACCACTTTGCCTCGCCTGATACACATTTGCACGAGATGATCCTTTTGATCGCAGAGGTATTGTCCTTGAACAAGAAAGTTTCGTCCAAAGGCAGCTGGTATAGCAACCTACCTTTTGGCGACCCAAAGCGCCTAAAAGATGTAAAGCTTCGCATTGAGGAAATGATTGAAGAGTCTATTCAAGCAGCCGCCCGAGGTGGTGTGGAGGATCTCCCACTCCAAGACGCCGCTCTGAAGGCATCAAACATGGTTGGTAAGTAAACACCACGTGCCCCTCTATTACAACATCGCGCTAATGCAGGAAATTATCTAGACTATGCAATTCGTGCTACCGACAACAAGGGCGAAAAGCTACCAAAGTCTAGTATTGTCTGGGCTCTTATTGTCGCCACTGGCGCTGGTTTCACAACTACCAGCTCGCTGCTCTCTTGGCTCATCTATGGGCTGGTCACCTATCCAGGAATGCAGGAGAGACTTCTCCAGGAGCTGGTTGACAacgactttgacgaggacgcATTACTTACTTCTGACTACACCGACCGCTTAGTCTTCCAGGATAAATACATCAAGGAGATGCAGCGCAAACACAACCCATCTTACCAACCAGGACGCACAGCAAAGACCGATCTTATT
This portion of the Trichoderma atroviride chromosome 6, complete sequence genome encodes:
- a CDS encoding uncharacterized protein (EggNog:ENOG41); its protein translation is MEIRLGSAWDSVAQIPLSGAATATLRPWKFSPLPLGSVKPGGWMLGEMTAMANGLAGHEHDFYVYVSESSWLNTPGSGGTEYSSLNEGLPYWFNGLVPLAYQLDDERLKAQVQDVANTVLGFQATDGWIGPEVGGARNFWARTPFFLGLTQLVEADSSWEEQVVTALRRFMTLANKMLHNNSQGFVNCASNVDCTWGQARVHDLIITIQWLLEKYPSDQDSLLWDNMNLFYSQTNYKWADWYTEGVFEEEVDPTNSSNFVWIHGVNVGQGLKASSVIYRMTGDDEMVAKSQNAVDWSFQYHGSASGSILADERERDLSSYMGSELCTAVETAYSLAYMYQVLGDNGYADRAERTIFNALPVMLTGDKWAHQYMDSPNQPFALSTIQPDGSVPQVFTTANSGVATTFGMEPLYPCCTVNHPQGYPKFVANSWVLHNGGLAHALLSPSTVTTIVNGGSVTVECDTNYPFSNVLTYSVDADKPFTLYLRMPEWADGQMSTLTQSGASSSRLTVDADEATGMTRINLNAGKTTITYVIIAGVRTEERPNNSVAVFFGNLLYALDVGYAENSTLPHAYYDPNGPGISGLPFSQLRDWYIESTKPWNVAIDPSTIKYHGVSSSATLPDPIFEMGAPPNYMTVSGCQINWPLYLGVTPDVPPLQRTCVGPKKTFRLVPYGGAKVHMADLPTVEF
- a CDS encoding uncharacterized protein (EggNog:ENOG41), yielding MLGEMTAMANGLAGHEHDFYVYVSESSWLNTPGSGGTEYSSLNEGLPYWFNGLVPLAYQLDDERLKAQVQDVANTVLGFQATDGWIGPEVGGARNFWARTPFFLGLTQLVEADSSWEEQVVTALRRFMTLANKMLHNNSQGFVNCASNVDCTWGQARVHDLIITIQWLLEKYPSDQDSLLWDNMNLFYSQTNYKWADWYTEGVFEEEVDPTNSSNFVWIHGVNVGQGLKASSVIYRMTGDDEMVAKSQNAVDWSFQYHGSASGSILADERERDLSSYMGSELCTAVETAYSLAYMYQVLGDNGYADRAERTIFNALPVMLTGDKWAHQYMDSPNQPFALSTIQPDGSVPQVFTTANSGVATTFGMEPLYPCCTVNHPQGYPKFVANSWVLHNGGLAHALLSPSTVTTIVNGGSVTVECDTNYPFSNVLTYSVDADKPFTLYLRMPEWADGQMSTLTQSGASSSRLTVDADEATGMTRINLNAGKTTITYVIIAGVRTEERPNNSVAVFFGNLLYALDVGYAENSTLPHAYYDPNGPGISGLPFSQLRDWYIESTKPWNVAIDPSTIKYHGVSSSATLPDPIFEMGAPPNYMTVSGCQINWPLYLGVTPDVPPLQRTCVGPKKTFRLVPYGGAKVHMADLPTVEF
- a CDS encoding uncharacterized protein (EggNog:ENOG41), which gives rise to MAITWQPPLNYRNRPVAVLGAGVLGRRIACIWASAGYDVRIRDPSAQQRSDGIAYVEVNVASYSQKTGMTPGKAQAFDNIQEAVENAWLVIEAVPEKIQLKIDTFAELDALTPADCILASNSSSYKSSEMIEKVSAARKTQILNMHYYMPPACMIVELMTDGFTTEDIFPFMVERSKEAATLPYVARKQSTGFIFNRLWAAIKRESLTILAEGVSVPEEIDSLWTEMFINGGATPCKMMDNVGLDTVAFIESHYIAERGLSSEKTVDFLKAQYLDQGKLGTKSEKGGFYPSSEVKSATTNGHSNEPKIIVLDIGLAADAPNLRSGGQILQLGLNGKIEKVLVSGTSMPDGLDIDHESGRMFWTCMGVPGNTDDGAIYSANVDGTDVRTVLAPGSVNTPKQLALDREAKKIYVSDREGLSVYRCNFDGSDLELLIKTGDAENPEEKEDNTKWCVGIAVVPKLGKFYWTQKGPSKGNKGRIFSANIATPAGQSAQSRDDIVCLLGGLPEPIDLEVDEETNTLYWTDRGELPFGNTLNKAQLDGAGLLEKSASPRGYEILTKHLKEAIGLKLDTKNGHIYVSDLGGFIYQCDLDGKNKKVIHSDDYRAFTGINLL
- a CDS encoding uncharacterized protein (EggNog:ENOG41), with protein sequence MEANSLNRSVGAGVSGSQSVSVEMDELLSAGSHVSTPSPQRKLAPCYSNPPSPQLTELPIELLADIANRLENSDIKNLRLACKLLARTSALRISRVFLSANPLNVRVFCAIADHEVFRHGVIQVIYDDARLPRSAYEEASARRPDLLRCSESRQIGVQTDENWFNNERQQNMREIDRHEFHTAGQWDSPARMQQAAAEMPMQASWAYYQDLVRQQDEVIADNSDLEALRYGLRRFSSLQTVIVTPAAHGLLFSPLYKTPMIRAFPLGFNYPIPRGWPARHEGQSSFAAAAWVNEEDAVWAEKARAQWRGCQIVTRALAEERRHHHVSEFLIDSRQLLTGLNCRLFEQQCKAYDDIVSILEHPGLRRFELSLHIDGQQRLGWPAFRSGLLRHALAKAEDLEHFSLAADTDPDIVDGESPPSLETYLPLNRWPRLQHLRLWNLSVKKAEVISILTRIPPTLSTLELGLLIFSDNGDYRSLLYDMRLILRWHERGIRPRVKIALPRKPYYRDGQSVWIEEEVDEFLYENGANPFDARLGLNRVQQGVGVLRDVFIADYEKPW